From one Streptomyces sp. CA-210063 genomic stretch:
- a CDS encoding DUF6300 family protein: protein MSGVAPQDDEHGRPIHLELCPVCDTGDVDRPAASLLVQWSPTTAVMTRVASRRAHTC from the coding sequence ATGAGCGGGGTGGCGCCACAGGACGACGAACACGGGCGGCCGATCCACCTGGAGCTGTGCCCGGTGTGCGACACCGGCGACGTGGACCGCCCGGCGGCCAGCCTTCTCGTCCAGTGGTCGCCAACGACGGCGGTCATGACGAGAGTCGCGTCAAGGAGGGCTCACACCTGCTGA
- a CDS encoding SMI1/KNR4 family protein: protein MNALNALVRLCPPPADPPPAVDWAQAERALGAALPADYRQLVETYGDGVFDETIWLLVPGSAYDKCNLHAQTTERDGVLAGLWEVGEEKPAGLLEAGARILPWAFEGLTGAFLYWLVRPGQHPDEWTVLYNEGQGPLWEPHDMGCLAFLLAVLTGTAETEYFDYLYEVLKPTEHRFATADQILGTSGH from the coding sequence ATGAATGCCCTCAATGCCCTCGTCCGTCTCTGCCCGCCCCCCGCCGATCCGCCGCCCGCGGTGGACTGGGCGCAGGCCGAGCGCGCCCTCGGTGCGGCTCTGCCCGCCGACTACAGGCAGCTCGTCGAGACATACGGCGACGGCGTCTTCGACGAGACGATCTGGCTGCTCGTCCCCGGCTCCGCCTACGACAAATGCAACCTGCACGCGCAGACGACGGAACGGGACGGGGTCCTGGCCGGACTGTGGGAGGTGGGCGAGGAGAAGCCCGCCGGCCTGCTGGAGGCGGGGGCGCGGATCCTGCCGTGGGCATTCGAGGGGCTCACGGGGGCGTTCCTGTACTGGCTGGTACGGCCCGGTCAGCACCCCGACGAGTGGACCGTGCTCTACAACGAGGGGCAGGGCCCGCTGTGGGAGCCCCACGACATGGGGTGCCTCGCCTTCCTGCTGGCGGTGCTCACCGGAACGGCGGAAACGGAGTACTTCGACTACCTCTACGAAGTGCTGAAACCGACGGAGCACCGCTTCGCGACGGCCGACCAGATCCTCGGAACGTCCGGGCACTGA